One stretch of Amycolatopsis tolypomycina DNA includes these proteins:
- a CDS encoding DUF3817 domain-containing protein: MTTSTEGARTAVPLDGPLARFRTAAYVTGVGLLGLCFVMVLRYAFGNATPSAVYSPIHGVLYMIYLVLTIDLAIKARWSIKGTVLVLLAGCVPFVSFLVERRVTHKVKAGEKL, encoded by the coding sequence ATGACCACCAGCACCGAAGGCGCCCGGACAGCCGTGCCGCTCGACGGCCCCCTGGCCCGGTTCCGCACCGCCGCCTACGTCACCGGTGTCGGCCTGCTCGGCCTCTGCTTCGTGATGGTGCTGCGGTACGCCTTCGGCAACGCGACGCCGTCGGCGGTCTACTCGCCGATCCACGGTGTCCTCTACATGATCTACCTGGTCCTCACCATCGACCTGGCGATCAAGGCCCGCTGGTCGATCAAGGGCACCGTGCTGGTCCTGCTGGCCGGCTGCGTCCCGTTCGTCTCGTTCCTCGTCGAGCGCCGGGTGACGCACAAGGTCAAGGCCGGGGAGAAGCTGTAG
- a CDS encoding succinic semialdehyde dehydrogenase produces the protein MTSTTPAKPVEDTSLPPTVGGVAGAPSSARAAQLVARVTGGADSAPIRMRAPFTGLPIATLPQATDADVRAVFTGARTAQRAWADRSPAERARVLTRLHDLVLARQDEVLDLVQVEAGKARLDAFDEVSATALVAAYYGKHTAKILAPRRIAGVIPGLTRAGEIRHPKGVVGIISPWNYPLALTAMDVLPALAAGNAVVQKPDNQTALSALWLHELAEEAGLPAGTWQIVLGRGSKIGTALIEESDYLCFTGSTPTGKELAGQVAKRLTSYSLELGGKNPMVVLPDADVAKAATGAVTACFSSAGQLCVSVERIYVHEDIRDEFTRAFVARTAALRLGGALDYQAQMGSLTSEDQLAAVSAHVEDARAKGASVLTGGRARPDLGPLFYEPTVLSGVTPEMLPFAEETFGPVVSIYGYTDVTDAIERANDTPFGLNASVWSRNGRAGWEVAARLKAGTVNVNEGYAATFGSVGVPMGGMKESGVGRRNGAEGLLKYTESQSIALQRGLALRPPRAIPGSLWSRGMTFGLKALRRLPR, from the coding sequence ATGACCAGCACGACCCCCGCGAAACCGGTCGAAGACACCTCGCTCCCGCCGACCGTCGGCGGAGTCGCCGGAGCGCCCAGTTCGGCGCGGGCCGCCCAGCTCGTCGCCCGCGTGACGGGCGGCGCGGACTCGGCGCCGATCCGGATGCGGGCGCCGTTCACCGGACTGCCGATCGCGACGCTCCCGCAGGCCACCGACGCCGACGTGCGCGCGGTGTTCACCGGCGCCCGCACGGCCCAGCGGGCGTGGGCGGACCGCTCCCCCGCCGAACGCGCCCGCGTCCTCACCCGGCTGCACGACCTGGTGCTCGCCCGGCAGGACGAGGTGCTCGACCTGGTCCAGGTCGAAGCGGGCAAGGCGCGGCTCGACGCGTTCGACGAGGTCAGCGCGACCGCGCTGGTGGCGGCCTACTACGGCAAGCACACCGCGAAGATCCTCGCGCCCCGCCGGATCGCCGGCGTCATCCCCGGCCTGACCCGCGCGGGCGAGATCCGCCACCCCAAGGGCGTCGTCGGGATCATCTCGCCGTGGAACTACCCCCTGGCGCTGACCGCGATGGACGTCCTGCCGGCGCTGGCCGCGGGCAACGCCGTCGTGCAGAAGCCGGACAACCAGACCGCGCTTTCGGCGCTGTGGCTGCACGAACTCGCCGAGGAGGCCGGGCTGCCCGCCGGGACCTGGCAGATCGTGCTCGGCCGCGGGTCGAAGATCGGCACCGCGCTGATCGAGGAGTCGGACTACCTCTGCTTCACCGGCTCCACGCCGACAGGCAAGGAGCTGGCCGGCCAGGTGGCGAAGCGGCTGACGTCGTACTCGCTGGAGCTCGGCGGCAAGAACCCGATGGTCGTGCTGCCCGACGCCGACGTCGCGAAGGCCGCGACCGGCGCGGTGACGGCGTGCTTCTCCTCGGCCGGGCAGCTGTGCGTGTCGGTCGAGCGGATCTACGTCCACGAGGACATCCGCGACGAGTTCACCCGCGCGTTCGTGGCGCGGACCGCGGCCCTGCGGCTCGGCGGCGCGCTGGACTACCAGGCCCAGATGGGCTCCCTGACGTCGGAAGACCAGCTCGCGGCGGTGTCGGCGCACGTCGAGGACGCCCGCGCGAAGGGCGCGTCGGTGCTCACCGGCGGCCGCGCGCGGCCCGACCTCGGCCCGCTGTTCTACGAGCCGACGGTGCTGTCCGGCGTCACCCCGGAGATGCTGCCGTTCGCGGAGGAGACGTTCGGGCCGGTCGTGTCGATCTACGGCTACACCGACGTCACCGACGCCATCGAGCGGGCCAACGACACGCCGTTCGGGCTCAACGCCAGCGTCTGGTCGCGCAACGGCCGCGCGGGCTGGGAGGTCGCGGCCCGCCTCAAGGCCGGGACGGTCAACGTGAACGAGGGCTACGCGGCGACGTTCGGCAGCGTCGGCGTGCCGATGGGCGGGATGAAGGAGTCGGGCGTCGGCCGCCGCAACGGCGCCGAGGGCCTGCTCAAGTACACGGAGTCCCAGTCGATCGCGCTGCAGCGCGGCCTGGCCCTGCGCCCGCCCCGCGCCATCCCGGGTTCGCTGTGGTCCCGCGGCATGACCTTCGGCCTCAAGGCCCTCCGCCGCCTCCCCCGCTGA
- a CDS encoding GNAT family N-acetyltransferase, with protein MDDDGVGVELRPVAESDLDLLERLTNDPVAAGEHQWFGWHDPGYLRRRWLETGMLTTDTGMLVPTLGGRVLGLVSWHRTRTGPMTYCWNIGLVLAPEARGHGYGTEAQRLLVDYLFAHTQLNRVEATTEAGNRAEQRSLEKAGFTREGVLRGYDFRDGEWRDHVIYSVVRSDRAKP; from the coding sequence ATGGACGACGACGGTGTCGGAGTGGAGCTGCGGCCGGTGGCCGAAAGCGATCTCGACCTGCTGGAACGGCTGACCAACGATCCCGTCGCCGCCGGGGAGCACCAGTGGTTCGGCTGGCACGATCCCGGCTACCTGCGCCGGCGGTGGCTCGAGACCGGGATGCTGACCACCGACACCGGCATGCTCGTGCCGACGCTGGGCGGGCGCGTGCTCGGCCTCGTCTCGTGGCACCGGACCCGCACCGGGCCGATGACCTACTGCTGGAACATCGGGCTGGTGCTGGCCCCGGAGGCCCGCGGCCACGGCTACGGCACCGAGGCCCAGCGCCTGCTCGTCGACTACCTCTTCGCCCACACCCAGCTCAACCGGGTCGAAGCGACGACCGAGGCCGGCAACCGCGCCGAACAGCGCTCGCTCGAGAAAGCCGGCTTCACCCGCGAAGGCGTCCTTCGCGGCTACGACTTCCGGGACGGCGAGTGGCGCGACCACGTCATCTACTCGGTCGTGCGCTCCGACCGGGCGAAGCCCTAG
- a CDS encoding TetR/AcrR family transcriptional regulator — MTETAHRTQAQRREQTRTALLDATIDCLVEVGYARTSVQEICARAGVSKGAVQHHFTAKAELMAAAVEHLTTKLRRQLAASLEDLPSGGSGVAAAIDLLWAGYSGTLSTAVTELWVAARTDPELRAAIRPVDRALGRATLEHVTQVAGELPPERAEMLFWLTVNLTRGLALDAELGGDPNRRRQLLEEWKRIAVLLYQDATTAPS, encoded by the coding sequence GTGACCGAGACGGCGCACCGGACCCAGGCGCAGCGGCGCGAGCAGACCCGCACGGCACTGCTCGACGCCACCATCGACTGCCTGGTCGAGGTCGGCTACGCGCGCACGTCGGTCCAGGAGATCTGCGCCCGCGCGGGCGTGTCGAAAGGTGCGGTGCAGCACCACTTCACCGCGAAGGCCGAGCTGATGGCGGCCGCGGTCGAGCACCTGACGACGAAGCTGCGGCGTCAGCTCGCCGCCTCGCTCGAAGACCTGCCGAGCGGCGGCTCCGGCGTCGCCGCGGCGATCGACCTGCTGTGGGCCGGCTACTCGGGCACGCTGTCCACCGCCGTCACCGAGCTGTGGGTCGCCGCCCGCACCGATCCCGAGCTGCGCGCGGCCATCCGCCCGGTCGACCGCGCGCTCGGCCGCGCCACGCTCGAGCACGTCACCCAGGTCGCCGGCGAACTCCCGCCGGAGCGCGCGGAAATGCTGTTCTGGCTCACCGTGAACCTCACCCGCGGGCTGGCGCTGGACGCCGAGCTCGGCGGCGACCCGAACCGGCGCCGTCAGCTCCTCGAGGAGTGGAAGCGCATCGCCGTCCTGCTCTACCAGGACGCCACCACTGCGCCGAGCTGA
- a CDS encoding acyl-CoA dehydrogenase family protein, whose amino-acid sequence MPLQLPKSSWSTTELEDLRELARSFLQKEAVPHQERWAAEKKADRELWTKAGEVGLLCLSIPEEYGGGGGTFAHEAVLYEEQARAGDSAWGVTVHNGIVAHYLLAYAAEEKKREWLPKLASGEMVGAIAMTEPGTGSDLQNIKTRAVRDGDHYVLNGAKTFITNGFHADLVVVACKTDPDAGAQGVSLIVVETDTPGFRRGRVLDKVGMKGQDTAELFFDDVRVPAANLLGDAEGQGFIQLMLQLPQERLIIAVTAVAGLEAAVDLTLEYTKERTAFGRPIFSFQNTKFTLAEAATEAAVARAFLDQCIERHLRGELDVQGAAMAKLWTTERVNKVIDDCVQLFGGYGYMTEYPIARAWADVRISRIFGGTSEIMKEIISRSL is encoded by the coding sequence GTGCCACTGCAACTGCCGAAGAGCTCGTGGAGCACGACCGAGCTCGAGGACCTCCGCGAGCTCGCGCGGTCGTTCCTGCAGAAGGAAGCCGTCCCGCATCAGGAACGCTGGGCGGCGGAGAAGAAGGCCGACCGCGAGCTGTGGACCAAGGCGGGCGAGGTCGGGCTGCTGTGCCTGTCCATCCCCGAGGAGTACGGCGGGGGTGGCGGCACCTTCGCGCACGAAGCCGTCCTCTACGAGGAGCAGGCGCGGGCCGGCGACAGCGCGTGGGGCGTCACCGTCCACAATGGAATCGTCGCGCACTACCTGCTCGCCTACGCCGCCGAAGAGAAGAAGCGCGAGTGGCTGCCGAAGCTGGCCAGCGGCGAAATGGTCGGCGCGATCGCGATGACCGAGCCCGGCACCGGCTCCGACCTGCAGAACATCAAGACGCGCGCGGTCCGCGACGGCGACCACTACGTCCTCAACGGCGCGAAGACCTTCATCACCAACGGGTTCCACGCCGACCTCGTGGTCGTCGCCTGCAAGACCGACCCGGACGCGGGCGCGCAGGGCGTCTCGCTGATCGTGGTCGAGACGGACACGCCGGGCTTCCGCCGCGGCCGCGTCCTCGACAAGGTCGGGATGAAGGGCCAGGACACCGCCGAGCTGTTCTTCGACGACGTCCGCGTGCCCGCCGCCAACCTCCTCGGCGACGCCGAGGGCCAGGGGTTCATCCAGCTGATGCTGCAGCTGCCCCAGGAGCGGCTGATCATCGCCGTCACCGCGGTGGCCGGGCTGGAGGCGGCGGTCGACCTCACGCTGGAGTACACCAAGGAGCGCACGGCGTTCGGCAGGCCGATCTTCTCCTTCCAGAACACCAAGTTCACCCTCGCCGAGGCCGCGACCGAAGCCGCGGTGGCGCGCGCGTTCCTCGACCAGTGCATCGAACGGCACCTGCGCGGCGAACTCGACGTCCAGGGCGCGGCGATGGCGAAGCTGTGGACCACCGAGCGCGTCAACAAGGTGATCGACGACTGCGTGCAGCTCTTCGGCGGCTACGGCTACATGACCGAGTACCCGATCGCGCGGGCCTGGGCCGACGTCCGCATCTCGCGGATCTTCGGCGGCACCAGCGAAATCATGAAGGAAATCATCTCCCGCTCGCTCTGA
- a CDS encoding MFS transporter: MSQQTLDRAPVPARGHRSGLVLAIILTCQLMLILDATVVNVALPRIQSDLGFSATGLSWVMTAYSLVFGGLLLLGGRAGDLFGRRRMFVVGTAVFTLASLAGGLADSAALLIAARALQGVGAAMAGPSTLALITTTFTEAKARVRALALFSAMSSGGFAIGLIVGGLLTEWISWRAGLFINVPFGLAIVLLAPRFVPEPERRRAHLDLPGAVTGTLGVGALVFAFTHAASDGWGNAVTLGSLAAGLVLLAVFVVVEARTALPLVPLRLFADRNRSAAYVNFFLGPMAMMSMFFFLTQFMQDIRHFAALATGFAFLPMAVLIFTMSRLVPRLLPRYGPKPLAVGGALLMVTGVGWLTLLTTESTYFPALFGPLLLMGLGAGLAFAPLNVIVMATVPNEDAGAAGGVLQTMQQVGSTLGLAVLVTVFGSVTRSAGTTGAQLTVDGMTAAFATAAAFAACTVLVALTFRRATASPRP; the protein is encoded by the coding sequence TTGTCGCAACAGACGCTCGACCGCGCGCCCGTCCCGGCGCGCGGCCACCGCAGCGGGCTGGTCCTCGCGATCATCCTGACCTGCCAGCTCATGCTCATCCTCGACGCGACCGTGGTCAACGTCGCGCTCCCGCGCATCCAGTCCGACCTGGGGTTTTCCGCCACCGGCCTGTCCTGGGTGATGACCGCCTACAGCCTCGTCTTCGGCGGCCTCCTGCTGCTCGGCGGCCGGGCGGGCGACCTGTTCGGCCGGCGGCGCATGTTCGTCGTCGGCACCGCCGTGTTCACCCTCGCGTCGCTGGCCGGCGGCCTCGCCGATTCGGCCGCGCTGCTCATCGCCGCCCGTGCCCTGCAGGGCGTCGGCGCCGCCATGGCGGGCCCGAGCACCCTGGCGCTGATCACCACGACGTTCACCGAGGCCAAGGCCCGCGTCCGGGCACTGGCGCTGTTCTCCGCCATGTCCAGCGGCGGGTTCGCGATCGGCCTCATCGTCGGCGGCCTGCTCACCGAGTGGATCTCGTGGCGCGCCGGGCTGTTCATCAACGTCCCGTTCGGTCTGGCGATCGTCCTGCTCGCCCCGCGCTTCGTGCCCGAACCCGAGCGACGGCGCGCGCACCTGGACCTACCCGGCGCGGTCACCGGCACCCTCGGCGTCGGCGCGCTCGTGTTCGCCTTCACCCACGCCGCGTCCGACGGCTGGGGCAACGCGGTGACGCTCGGCTCGCTCGCCGCCGGCCTGGTGCTGCTCGCCGTCTTCGTCGTCGTCGAAGCCCGCACGGCACTGCCGCTGGTCCCGCTGCGGCTGTTCGCCGACCGCAACCGCAGCGCGGCCTACGTGAACTTCTTCCTCGGGCCGATGGCGATGATGTCGATGTTCTTCTTCTTGACTCAGTTCATGCAGGACATCCGGCACTTCGCGGCGCTCGCGACCGGGTTCGCGTTCCTCCCGATGGCGGTGCTGATCTTCACCATGAGCAGGCTCGTGCCGCGGCTGCTCCCCCGCTACGGGCCGAAGCCCCTCGCGGTCGGCGGCGCGCTCCTGATGGTCACCGGCGTCGGCTGGCTCACGCTGCTCACCACCGAGAGCACGTACTTCCCGGCGTTGTTCGGGCCGCTGCTGCTGATGGGACTGGGTGCCGGGCTGGCGTTCGCGCCGCTCAACGTGATCGTGATGGCCACCGTGCCGAACGAGGACGCGGGCGCGGCGGGCGGCGTGCTGCAGACCATGCAGCAGGTCGGCAGCACGCTCGGGCTGGCCGTGCTGGTCACGGTGTTCGGCTCGGTGACCCGCTCGGCGGGCACGACGGGCGCCCAGCTCACGGTCGACGGCATGACGGCGGCGTTCGCGACGGCCGCGGCGTTCGCGGCCTGCACGGTGCTGGTTGCGCTGACCTTCCGCCGCGCTACAGCTTCTCCCCGGCCTTGA
- a CDS encoding lytic transglycosylase domain-containing protein yields the protein MRTRTGKTEDDPIGADAAEAAPAAPAPRSPGVAVLTRLIVVLAVLAVAGGGIWLVTRAATPEASPTTTEIPALQVKAADVRPGSVAPAGGAVAGGAEQQTSPQQARPRETGPATLSEWAAQVAAATGVPARALQAYGNAELALRANQPGCKISWATLAGIGRIESNHGQYAGAVLGADGRPSKPIIGVPLDGSAGVQAIGDTDGGRYDGDAGVDRAVGPMQFIPGTWRKWASDGNGDGLGDPQQIDDAALAAARYLCAGGRDMASPSGWWAGILSYNNSTEYAQKVFGLADGYAKAAQSVRKRG from the coding sequence GTGCGCACCAGGACCGGAAAGACCGAGGACGACCCGATCGGCGCCGACGCCGCGGAAGCCGCCCCCGCCGCACCGGCACCGCGCTCTCCGGGCGTGGCCGTGCTCACCCGGCTGATCGTGGTCCTCGCCGTGCTGGCCGTGGCCGGCGGCGGGATCTGGCTCGTCACCCGCGCGGCAACGCCGGAGGCGAGCCCGACCACCACCGAAATCCCCGCCCTGCAGGTCAAGGCGGCCGACGTCCGCCCGGGCTCGGTCGCCCCGGCCGGCGGCGCGGTGGCGGGTGGGGCAGAGCAGCAGACGTCGCCCCAGCAGGCCCGCCCGCGCGAGACGGGCCCGGCCACGCTGTCCGAGTGGGCGGCCCAGGTCGCGGCGGCCACGGGCGTCCCGGCGCGGGCCCTGCAGGCGTACGGCAACGCCGAGCTGGCCCTGCGCGCGAACCAGCCGGGCTGCAAGATCTCGTGGGCGACGCTCGCGGGCATCGGCCGCATCGAGTCCAACCACGGCCAGTACGCGGGCGCGGTCCTCGGCGCGGACGGCCGCCCGTCCAAGCCCATCATCGGTGTCCCGCTCGACGGATCGGCCGGAGTCCAGGCCATCGGCGACACGGACGGCGGCCGCTACGACGGCGACGCCGGCGTGGACCGCGCGGTCGGCCCGATGCAGTTCATCCCGGGCACCTGGCGCAAGTGGGCCTCGGACGGCAACGGCGACGGCCTCGGCGACCCCCAGCAGATCGACGACGCGGCCCTGGCGGCGGCGCGGTACCTGTGCGCGGGCGGCCGGGACATGGCGAGCCCGAGCGGGTGGTGGGCCGGGATCCTGTCGTACAACAACTCGACGGAGTACGCGCAGAAGGTGTTCGGCCTCGCGGACGGGTACGCGAAGGCGGCCCAGTCGGTGCGCAAGCGGGGCTGA
- a CDS encoding CaiB/BaiF CoA transferase family protein translates to MKAGPLSGLKVVELAGLAPGPFATMVLADLGADVVRVDRAQPGEDILGIGTDPLARGRRSVGINTKTPEGVELVLKLCDTADVLIEGFRPGVAERIGLGPDVVHARNPRLVYGRMTGWGQDGPLAKAAGHDINYIGIAGALEPIGRAGERPVPPLNLVGDFGGGGLLLAMGILAALYERNTSGKGQVVDASMVDGAALLTTSLHGIKAAGLWAEERGENMLDGGAPFYDTYETADGKYVAVGAIEMRFWSALVQVLDLDPAELPLHVDRTQWPRLREIVAGAIAKHTRDELVARAEGTDACLTPVLSPEEAASHPHNAARGTFVEIGGMVQPAPAPRFDRTPPSTPEAPRAKGSDTEAVLAELGVTDLEGLRAAGVIA, encoded by the coding sequence ATGAAAGCAGGTCCGCTCAGCGGGCTGAAGGTGGTCGAACTCGCCGGTCTCGCGCCGGGGCCGTTCGCCACGATGGTCCTCGCCGACCTCGGCGCCGACGTCGTCCGCGTCGACCGCGCGCAGCCGGGGGAGGACATCCTCGGCATCGGGACCGACCCGCTCGCCCGCGGCCGCCGGTCCGTCGGCATCAACACCAAGACGCCCGAAGGCGTCGAGCTGGTGCTGAAGCTGTGCGACACCGCCGACGTCCTCATCGAGGGCTTCCGGCCGGGCGTGGCCGAGCGGATCGGGCTCGGCCCCGACGTCGTGCACGCCCGCAACCCGCGGCTGGTCTACGGCCGGATGACCGGCTGGGGCCAGGACGGGCCCCTGGCGAAGGCGGCCGGGCACGACATCAACTACATCGGCATCGCCGGCGCGCTGGAGCCGATCGGGCGCGCGGGCGAGCGGCCGGTGCCGCCGCTCAACCTCGTCGGCGACTTCGGCGGCGGCGGGCTGCTGCTGGCGATGGGCATCCTGGCGGCGCTGTACGAACGGAACACGTCCGGCAAGGGCCAGGTCGTCGACGCGTCGATGGTCGACGGCGCCGCGCTGCTCACCACGAGCCTGCACGGCATCAAGGCGGCCGGTCTGTGGGCGGAGGAGCGCGGCGAGAACATGCTCGACGGCGGCGCGCCCTTCTACGACACGTACGAGACCGCGGACGGCAAGTACGTCGCCGTCGGCGCGATCGAGATGCGGTTCTGGAGCGCGCTGGTGCAGGTGCTGGACTTGGACCCGGCGGAGCTGCCGCTGCACGTCGACCGGACGCAGTGGCCGCGGCTGCGCGAGATCGTGGCGGGGGCGATCGCGAAGCACACGCGCGACGAGCTCGTCGCGCGCGCCGAAGGCACCGACGCGTGCCTGACGCCGGTGCTGTCCCCCGAGGAAGCGGCGTCGCACCCGCACAACGCGGCGCGCGGCACGTTCGTCGAGATCGGCGGCATGGTCCAGCCGGCGCCGGCCCCGCGGTTCGACCGCACCCCGCCGTCGACGCCGGAAGCCCCGCGCGCCAAGGGATCCGACACCGAGGCGGTGCTCGCCGAACTGGGCGTCACGGACCTCGAAGGCCTCCGTGCGGCGGGGGTGATCGCCTAG